Part of the Paenibacillus sp. YPG26 genome, ACCATTTTGTTGTTTATTTTTGGAATATTTAGTGGTATTTTAACTATGAAATACAAATATATAAATAGGAGATGGTAGAGAATGCTAGGAAAAATGAAGAAGTACCTGTCGGGCGTCGCTTTTTTAGCGATTTTTGCGCTAACGTTTGCACAATCCGCTTTTGCAAGTGAACAACCGGCACAATTGATTTCAGCCAATCTGTATGCTTACAAGTATGGCTACGTGGCTTTCAGCGGTAATGTTGAAGTAAGCAACCTGGACTATCAGAAGAAAGTAACCATCCATTATACTCCTGGAGATGGCAAATGGTATGATACACCTGCTTCCTATCAAGGTCCTACAGACTCCACTCATGAGAAATGGAATTTCTCTGTGTCCACTTACAGCGGGGATACTACAAACCCTCAGCTGCTTAATGTCCAAAAAGTTCAATTTGCAATCAAGTATGAAGTTGGCGGTCAAACCTACTGGGATAACAACAACGGGCAGAACTATTCGGTCAGCCGTTATAACATGAGCTCAACTATTCTTGGCAAGCCGAACGTCCTTAAGGCTTTCGATTCTTTGTCCCAGAACACCTTCTCAGGCGGTGTATACCTTAAGAACCTGGATTACACCAAGACCGTTAAAGTCCGTTACACCACAGATAACTGGAATACAACCAAAGAAGGCTACGCCTCTTACTATGCGCCGGCTAACTCCGATGGCAGCGTGCAAGAATGGCACTTCAGCTTCAACAACATTGACTCCGGTGTGTCCCAGATTAAATATGCCATTTCTTACACTGTAAATGGACAAACCTATTGGGATAACAATTACGGCAGTAACTACACAGTTAACAGATAATCTGGATTAACAACACATAGGTGACTGAATCGCCTTCCGGCTGCCTCCCTGGCATGCCGGAGGGCGATTTCTGTTGAGAAGACATTATCAAATGGGCTAGAAGTAATGCACAACTGCTCTCCAGCCGGATTATCGTCTCCACGCTCTATCTTGCCACCACATGGTAAAATGAGGTATATGCGCTTGCAATAAAGTGAAATGGGGTGTTGGGGATGCGTCCAAAAATCATTATCGCCGGAGGAACCGGCTTTATAGGCAAATATCTGCAAGAGAAGTTCCATAGTCTCGGCAAGGAAGTTCTCATCATCTCGAGACAGCCTCAGCATATTTCCTGGAGCGACCTTCCCGGCATTACCAATGCCTTGGACAACTCCGAGATGCTGATCAATCTTGCAGGAAAGTCTGTGAACTGCAGGTATAACCGAAGGAACAAGGAAGCGATTATGGAGTCCAGAACGGAGACAACACAAATTATGGGCCATGCTCTGCTGGCGTGTCAGACTCCGCCTCCACTGTGGCTGAACTCCAGTACTGCTACGATATACCGGCATGCTGAAGACCGTCCTATGACTGAGGAGGCCGGTGAGATTGGATCAGGGTTCTCTGTAGAGGTAGCCCAAGCCTGGGAGAAAGCCTTCTTCTCGTTCAAGCTGCCGCGAACCCGCCAGGCAGCCCTGCGAATCGCCATTGTTCTTGGCGCGGATGGTGGTGTCATGACCCCCTATCAGAATCTGGTCCGCTTCGGACTTGGCGGCATCCAGGGATCAGGCCAACAGAAATTCAGCTGGATTCATATCGAGGATTTATTCCGTATTATGCTGTTCCTCCAGGAGAGAGAGGATCTAAGCGGGGTATTCAACTGCTCTTCTCCCCATCCTGTAACCAACCGGGAGCTGATGAGCCAGCTGCGAACCGCCATGAACCGAAGCTTCGGGCTTCCCGCAGCGAAGTGGATGCTTGAGGCTGGCGCCCTTTTTCTTGGCACGGAGACCGAGCTCATCCTGAAGAGCCGCTGGGTTATTCCGGAGCGGCTTGTGCGAGCAGGGTTTGAATTTGATTTTGCCAAGCTGGAGAGCACTCTTGAAGACATTCTGCATTAACGGGGCTAGGCAGGCCTCATGCTGCCTGATTATCTGGGCTTGGAGAGTTGTTCCTGCCGTCACATGAGGCAGTCCATATATAACATAGATATGATTCCAGATCCGCAGGGCAATGCGGCATCCTTCCCCTCCTACCACAATTGGGGCTTAGCCACCATTAACCATAACATGATTAATAGGATCACCAAATACATCCATACCGACCGGACCAGCTGCTGTACCAGCAGTTCCTGATTATAATCAGGCTTCGAGAATTGCCGAAGCTTCGGCGTGAATGCACGCGCCAGAAATACAATGGATCCAGCCATTACTAGAAGGGTGGCGACGATCCACGGAGTATCCCAGGCGTAGCCCGCCATGTACGCTAGCAGGATACCGGATACCACCAGAACATGTCCCATATGCTTGACCAGCCGGGTCGAAGATCTGAACGTAGTAATATAGGCGCCCAGCTCCGGCCCCTCTGCTGTCCGCATTCTCCGAGCGAGGGAGATGAGAACGAAGAAAGGCCCGATGGAAGCAACGGCACTGAGTATATGAATATAAAGCAGCAGTGTATACAATAGATTCACGTTGATTGTTAGTCCTGAACCGGGCTGAACTCGTGAACCCACACGCGCATTTGCGGCAGCCAAGGCATTCCCGGATGATAGGATAGAATCGAATTCTTGTACTCCTCCACGGTTGCATACCCCTCTTGAACAGCATGCTCATCCGTTAATTCGCCAAGAGACTGTGAATAGACCTTGTTCACCACGAAGCTGCGGCCTTCAAGGATCATAATCTCTCCCACATCCGCGTAACGGCCGTTGCGGCGGGTAGCGGTCTTCTTCCCGGCAAGGGCCTTGTCAATATCAGGCTGCTGTGTAATCAGGCGTTCAATCGTACAAGATTTAGGCGGTAGTGCATCATGATTGTTATTTTCCATATGAAATAACCTCCCTAGTAATAGCTTACATCCCCCACTTTAGCATAAATTAGGAGTGAAATCACATCATAGAGGCCATCCTAAGGGGATGACCTCTATCTACCTCTTTATATGGCATACGTACGAATGAGGCACGGCCTAATTCCGGCTGAATACCTTGGCAAGCAGGCGAAGCATCTCCACATACAGCCACACGAGAGTGACCACCAGGCCGAATGCTCCGTACCATTCCATATATTTGGGAGCACCCTGTCCGGCTCCTTGTTCAATGAAATCGAAATCCAGCACCAGATTGAGTGCCGCAATAATTACGATCACAATAGATATTCCGATCCCAACCAGACTGTTGTCGTGCAGGTAAGGAATCGTAATGCCGAACATCCCCAAGATGAAGCTCAGCAGGTACACCAGCAGAACTCCGCCCGTTGCTGCGATCACACCTAGCTTAAAGTTCTCGGTTGCCTTGATAAGCCGGGTCTTGTACGCCAATAGCAGGGTAATGAACACCCCCATCGTCAGCAGGGCCGCCTGCAGGGTAATCCCGTTATACAATGTCTCGAACCGCGCTGAGAGCCCGCCCAGGAACATGCCTTCCGCAATTGCATAGACAGGCACCAGATAAGGAGCCGTGGTAGGCACGAAGCTGATAATCAAGGCCAGCAGCAATCCAGCGATAGCTCCGCCTATCATATAAGGAAGGGCATTACCCCCGCTGAAATGCATGGACCAGGTACCGAATGCCCCGCCCAACAACATCACCAGTGTAATCATGGTTTTGTTCACGGTGCCGTCAATGGTCATTTGATTCTGTCCCGAATAATGCCCGCTTCGCCCAAAAGTGTTGTCATTCAAAGTCGGATTGCCGCTGCGTCCGATCAAGGATCATCACCTCTTGAATTTATTTATGGTTATTCTACCATACCTTATAGCGAAGTCTCATGTTCTTCTGCCAAGCCATGACATGCTATATATCTATGCAGTTCCTTGCAGTGTATGCCTTCATTTAGAAGCAGAGTCAACCTCATTACACGCGGCTGCACAGGACTTCGCCAGTGAACAGCCAGCGCATTTGCCTTTCTTCGTCTTGCGTATATAGGAGGTCAGTGTCCAGCCCGCGTATCCAAACACAGCTGCGCCAATCACAATACTCGCTACCATGGTATCCCTTCCCTTTTGCCCGTGATTAGTTGTAACCGAGAGCTCTTCCGACAAGTGTAATGATATAAGAAACCATATAGGCAATCACCAGCGCATACAGCACGGAGAACCAGGTCCACCGGGCGGACATCGTTTCTTTGCGGATAACCCCAACGGTTGCCAGACAAGGCACATAGAGCAGGATGAATGCCATGAAGGAGTAGGCCTGCAGAGCTGTGAAATGACCTGCCAGCAGCCCCTGCAGCGCAGCTGTATCCGGTGCGGCATAGATAATATTCATCGTGGAGACCACCACTTCCTTGGCCAGGAACCCGGTGATCAGAGCGGCGCCAGCCTGCCAGCTGCCAAAGCCAAGCGGGGTAAGCACCTGTCCGATCAAGCCGCCAATTCCGGCCAGGAAGCTCTGATCCATAGCCACGTTGAGGCCCTGCGGGCCCGTATAGCTTAACAGCCAGATCAGCACAGATCCGCCAAAGATGAAGGTGCCGGCTTTGCGGACAAAGCCCTTGCCCTTCTCCCAGGTGCTCCGCGACAGCGTCTTCCACTGCGGAATCCGGTAGGGGGGAAGCTCCACCACGAACATTGATTCCTGCTGCTTCAGAATGGTCGATGAGAACAGCTTCGCAAGAAGAAGCGCCAGGATAACACCAAGCACGTACAGCGAGAGAACGACCAGTGCCTGATTGGACTTGAAGAAGATGCCCACGAACAGGCTATAGACCGATAACCGTGCTGAACAGGACATCAGCGGGGTGAGGATAATGGTAAGCAGCCGTTCCTTCGGCTGTTCGATCGTCCTAGCGGCCATAATCCCCGGCACATTACAACCGAATCCAATGATCAGCGGAATGAAGGTCTTGCCGTTCAGGCCAACCAGCTCCATCAACCGGTCCATAACCGAAGCGATCCGGGCCATATAACCGGAATCTTCGATGAATGAGATAATGAAGAACAGGATAAAAATCTGCGGTACGAAAACCAGAACACCGCCGACTCCGGCAAATATCCCTTCAAAGACAAGGGCTTTGATGAAATCGTGCGCGCCTATGCTGTCCAGCAGCCAGGTGGTTCCGCTGCGCAGCGGACCGTTAATGAAGGCATCCAGCAGGTCGGATAACGGGGTCCCAATCCACTCAAAGGTTAGCTTGAACGTGAGATACATGAACAGCAGAAAGATCGGAATTCCAAGGAACTTATCGGTAACGATCCGGTCAATCCGCTCCGAGAAGCTGTGGTAACCGTCCTTGGTATGCCTAACACATTGTTCAAGATAAGTATGAATGTGGTCTGCACGCTGCTTGCGAATGTATTGGGACAGCGTTCTTACTCCAAATGTACGGCTATGAGCCATTTCTGTATTCCTGTACAGTTGGTCCAGCCAATGTTCATCCATACCTGCTGCCTTCAGGGCAGCACGAACGACGGAGTTGCCCTCGAAGAACTGAACTGCCATCCAGCGCGGGGACAGAGTCTCCTCGGGCAGCTGCTCCATAAGCTTCGTAATAGCATTCTCCAGCTGCTCTCCATATGAGATAAAGTAAGGCTTTAATGCCTCACCAGACGTAGAGCCGGTTATCGCCTCAAGCACCTGACCAGTTCCTTTGCCACTCCTCGCTACAACAGGAATTACCGGTACACCCAGCAGATCCGATAATCGGGTCGTATCAATCTCAAGCCCGCTGTGCTTCGCGACATCCATCATATTCAGCGCGATCACCAGCGGCTTGCCGTACTCCAGCAGCTGAACCGTCAGATTCAGATTCCGTTCAAGCTGTGAGGCATCCACCACGTTAAGAATGGAGCCAAAAGACTCCTCCAGCAGAAATCGGGAAGCAACCTCTTCATCATGAGAGAGGGGGTTCAGCGAATAGAGACCTGGAAGGTCTACAAGCGTGCCACCGCCAGCCTTCAGCGTACCGATCTTCTTCTCTACCGTTACACCAGCCCAGTTGCCCACATATTCATAAGAGCCGGTTAATGCGTTGAACAAAGAGCTCTTGCCTGTATTTGGGTTCCCGGCTAGAACGATGTTGTTCATACGGCTTCAACTAGAATCTGAAGCGCCTCACTCCGGCGGATAGATATCCACTGGCTGCTTGCTTCTAACGTTATCGGTCCACCGAAAGGGAGTCTTTTGATAATGGATACCTGTGTCCCTTCCATAATCCCCAGATCGTTCAGCCTTCTGCTTACAAGCTGATTACTGCAGGCCATATCTATGATGCGGACCGGTGTGCTTAGCTCGATCTCTGTTAATTTCATTGGTTTCACCCCGAATAAGAATGATAATTATTATCAATTGATTAAATTGTATGGTAATAATTATCATTTTTCAATGCACTTAATATGAAGTATTTGTTACAAATTTCACAAGTTTCGGTTGATTCGAACTGCGCACCTTCGAATTTGCAGGCTAGAAATACGCACCAAAACAGACTCCATTCCACAAGGGAACGGAGTCTCCGGATTCAGCTGTTATTAAGATAATGTCGCCAAGGCCTCAGTTGAGAAAGGAACTAACTCATTCAGCTTGCCCTCGCGAACCTTGTCCGCCCAAGCGGGGTCCACCAGCAATGCGCGGCCAACCGCGACCAGGTCGAACTCTTCGCGGCTGAGCCGCTCCAGCAGCCCGTCAATATTGGTGTTGCCAGCTCCCTTCCCCTCGGTAAAACCGCTCATAAAGTCCGTATCGAGACCGACGGAGCCGACCGTAATTACAGGCTTCCCGGTCAGCTTCTTGGTCCAGCCAGCCAGGTTCAGGTCCGAGCCTTCGAATTCCGGCTCCCAGAAGCGGCGGGTCGAGCAGTGGAACACATCAACGCCCGCTTCAACAAGCGGAGCTAGAAATTGACCGAGCAGCTCAGGTGTCTCTGCCAATTTGGCTGTGTAGACGGAGGACTTCCACTGGGAGAATCGGAATACAATCGGGAAGTCCGGCCCTACCGCCTTGCGGCAAGCCTCAATGACTTCCACAGCGAACCGGGTGCGTCCAATCATATCACCACCGTATTTGTCGGTGCGCTTGTTCGTTCTCTCCCAGAAGAATTGGTCTATCAGGTAACCGTGCGCCCCATGGATCTCCACGCCGTCGAAGCCTATTCTTTGGGCATCCGCAGCCGCCTGGGCATAAGCAGCAATGACCTGGGCAATCTCTTCCTCCGTCATAGGGTCTACCACTTTCTCACCAAGAATATTGATGCCTGACGGCCCGATTGGCAGAGCTTCAGGATTAGGTGAATCTCCGATCTTGCGATCTGTACCCACATGCCAAATCTGCGGGATGATTCGTCCACCTGCGCTATGTACAGCATCCACGACTTTCTTCCAGCCGTCTAGAGCATCCTCGCCATGGAACCGTGGCACATTGGGATTCCCTGTGGCCGCAGGGTGATTAATTACAGTACCCTCGGTAACAATGAGCCCTACGCCATTCTCCGCCCGGCGTCTATAATATTCCGCCACATTCTCTCCTGGTACACCTCCCGGCGATTGGGAACGTGTCATCGGAGCCATCACAATTCGGTTAGGGAGCTCCAGCTTCCCCGCATGAAAAGGTGTAAATAATGGATTCGTCACTTGATTGCCTCCCATATAATAAATTTAGTATAGTTAATTCGTACTGACTAGGTTGGTTTAATCTTCCACCCCTATTATATCGATAATTACCGAAATGTAAAACTGTTTATCCCCCTGTGCGCTCATTATGGTCAAAAGCTGCCGGAATTGTGTTTTTACCCTGCTGCAAGGGGCTTCTGAGTGGTATGATAGACGTAATGGTAGACTTGGCTATGTTTAGTCTAATTTATGATAACCGGAGGACTCCTTGATTTGAGATTACCACTTCGCAAAAAGCTGTATTTCAGCTTCCTTATTATCATCGTCCTGTTTCTGGTTACAGCTTCTATATCTACAATCTTGACTCAGAGAATTGTTCATTTTACTAATGACATTCTCGTATCGGAGAAGCGTCTTGAGGCTGTTCAGAGACTTAACCTTTTTGCCCGAACCGCTAATGACAACGGAGCCCACTATTTGCTTGCTCCACTCTATATAGAGGATGACTTCAAATCACAATTTGAAGCGAATGTGAAATATCTCGATCACGAATTCGGGAAGCTTGAAGACATGACTACCGAGCCTTCAGATCTGGCCATGATCCGCCAATTCTGGGACAAATGGAAGGCTTACGTCGCAGACAGACGGAATATTATGAACCTGAAGAAAGCCGGGAAAGTCACGGAAGCCCAAAACAACTATACCAAGATCAGCTATGACCCGATCGCCTTTGCCCTGCATGCCTTCTCTAAATCCGAGCAGGCTCAGATTGACGGGTATAAGAGTAGAATTGAGGCAAGTGGACGAACGATTCAGATCATGAATCTCTTCATGGTCTCCTTGGCTACGCTGCTCTCGCTCTTCATTGCCATAGCGCTCTCGAACTCCTTGATCCGCAGGATTCTGCTTCTGCGCTCCAATGCCCAGACGGTTGCCAGCGGCAATCTCCAGGTTCCGGATCTTCACTTCAAGAGCAAGGACGAGCTTACGGATCTGGCTAACTCCTTCAATGCCATGACCGAGTCCCTTAGGTCAGTCATGGATTCCAATCAATTCCTTCAGCAGCTGTCATTCAGGGATGGACTGACCGGAATTGCGAATCGCCGCTGTTATGATGAGTCGCTGGAGCAAGCATGGGTTCAGTCTGCGGCTGCGTCCAGACCCATCTCATTAATCTTGTTAGATATTGATTGTTTCAAGAGATTCAACGATATATATGGCCATCAGGCCGGGGATCTATGTCTCAAGCAGGTCGCTGACCTCCTGCAGGAGCAGGTGAGAGAATCCGGCGGACTGGCAGCCAGGTATGGCGGAGAGGAGTTCGCCGTGCTGTTGGCAGGCAAGACAAGCGGGGAAGCCTGCCAGATTGCGGAACACTTCCAGAAGGCACTGGCCGAACAGTGTATTCCCCATACCGGTTCAGATATCAGTGAATTTGTTACCGTAAGCATTGGAATATCCAACCTCACCGCTACCGGGGAGAACGCCCCCGATGATCTGCTGATTGAAGCAGACCACGCGCTGTACCAGGCCAAAGAGCATGGTAGAAACCGCATCTGTGTGTATGCGCATGATCAAGTAACCGAAGGGGGTCTTACCCCATGAGAAGACAGCTGGCAGTAATAGGTATAATCGCAGTACTACTCAGTCTAGCAGCCTGTTCAGGCACAAGCTCCAAGGATAAGCAGCCTGTGACGCTGACATTCTGGACCACCACTCCGAGCCCTGAGACTGCGTTCTTCCAGGAGCGGATCAATGCTTTTGAGAAGGAACATCCAAATATTAAAGTCAATATAGCTATGCACGAGTTTCCTTTTGCGACCAATGAATTCAAGACTGCTGTCCTGGGTGACCAAGAGGTGGATATCTTCCGGGCAGATAATACCTGGATTCCCGAATATGCGAATTTGAATATTATATATCCCCTGAATACGCTTGGCCCCCGTGCTGACTCATCAGGGTTCGTCAGTTCCGCGTTGGACGCAGCCACATACCAAGGGAATATCTATGGCTTCCCGTCTGTCATGGAAGTGCCGGCTCTCCTGTATAACAAGAGGATCCTTCGAGAAGCAGGCTTCACCCGGCCTCCGCAGACGATGGACGAACTGCTGAAGATGGCTAAGGCGCTAACCGGCAAAGAGAGGTACGGCCTGTACGTCACCGAGGACTCTTACTTCTCCTTGCCCTATCTATGGGCTTTCGGAGGGGATATGATTTCAGACCAGGGACACATTCAGATCGCCTCGGTCCGGTCCAAGCAAGCTTTTGAATTCATGCTGAAGCTGCGGCGCGAAGGCGTTACCCAGCCATACGACAACTTTAACAACTGGCACTATACGATGATGAACGACTTCACCGAGGGCAGATCCGCTATGATGATTAATGGTCCCTGGGCCATTCATGATGTATTGAAGGGTAAGGAGTTCCAGAACCCTGACAATATCGGCATCGCCCCGATTCCGCGCGGACCTGGTGGGCAGGGATCTCCTATCGGGGGACACAGCCTGGTCATTAACAAATACAGCCGTCATCCGAAGGAGAGCTATGAGTTGATTCGCTACCTTACAAGCACGGAGACTGAAATTCTCCAAAGCGAAAGGTTCAAGACTCTGCCGACGCAGCAGGCCGCTTATACAGATCCAAGACTCGCCTCCGATCTTCTTGTTCAAGGCTTCCGGGCCCAGCTGGATGTAGCCAAGACCCAGCCCAAGATTCCACTGAGCTCCAAGCTGTATATGGACTTCACCCCCAATCTGAACGCCATGCTCTTCGG contains:
- a CDS encoding carbohydrate-binding protein, whose translation is MLGKMKKYLSGVAFLAIFALTFAQSAFASEQPAQLISANLYAYKYGYVAFSGNVEVSNLDYQKKVTIHYTPGDGKWYDTPASYQGPTDSTHEKWNFSVSTYSGDTTNPQLLNVQKVQFAIKYEVGGQTYWDNNNGQNYSVSRYNMSSTILGKPNVLKAFDSLSQNTFSGGVYLKNLDYTKTVKVRYTTDNWNTTKEGYASYYAPANSDGSVQEWHFSFNNIDSGVSQIKYAISYTVNGQTYWDNNYGSNYTVNR
- a CDS encoding TIGR01777 family oxidoreductase translates to MRPKIIIAGGTGFIGKYLQEKFHSLGKEVLIISRQPQHISWSDLPGITNALDNSEMLINLAGKSVNCRYNRRNKEAIMESRTETTQIMGHALLACQTPPPLWLNSSTATIYRHAEDRPMTEEAGEIGSGFSVEVAQAWEKAFFSFKLPRTRQAALRIAIVLGADGGVMTPYQNLVRFGLGGIQGSGQQKFSWIHIEDLFRIMLFLQEREDLSGVFNCSSPHPVTNRELMSQLRTAMNRSFGLPAAKWMLEAGALFLGTETELILKSRWVIPERLVRAGFEFDFAKLESTLEDILH
- a CDS encoding DUF2269 family protein, with product MNLLYTLLLYIHILSAVASIGPFFVLISLARRMRTAEGPELGAYITTFRSSTRLVKHMGHVLVVSGILLAYMAGYAWDTPWIVATLLVMAGSIVFLARAFTPKLRQFSKPDYNQELLVQQLVRSVWMYLVILLIMLWLMVAKPQLW
- a CDS encoding ASCH domain-containing protein: MENNNHDALPPKSCTIERLITQQPDIDKALAGKKTATRRNGRYADVGEIMILEGRSFVVNKVYSQSLGELTDEHAVQEGYATVEEYKNSILSYHPGMPWLPQMRVWVHEFSPVQD
- a CDS encoding Bax inhibitor-1/YccA family protein; its protein translation is MIGRSGNPTLNDNTFGRSGHYSGQNQMTIDGTVNKTMITLVMLLGGAFGTWSMHFSGGNALPYMIGGAIAGLLLALIISFVPTTAPYLVPVYAIAEGMFLGGLSARFETLYNGITLQAALLTMGVFITLLLAYKTRLIKATENFKLGVIAATGGVLLVYLLSFILGMFGITIPYLHDNSLVGIGISIVIVIIAALNLVLDFDFIEQGAGQGAPKYMEWYGAFGLVVTLVWLYVEMLRLLAKVFSRN
- a CDS encoding FeoB-associated Cys-rich membrane protein, which codes for MVASIVIGAAVFGYAGWTLTSYIRKTKKGKCAGCSLAKSCAAACNEVDSASK
- the feoB gene encoding ferrous iron transport protein B produces the protein MNNIVLAGNPNTGKSSLFNALTGSYEYVGNWAGVTVEKKIGTLKAGGGTLVDLPGLYSLNPLSHDEEVASRFLLEESFGSILNVVDASQLERNLNLTVQLLEYGKPLVIALNMMDVAKHSGLEIDTTRLSDLLGVPVIPVVARSGKGTGQVLEAITGSTSGEALKPYFISYGEQLENAITKLMEQLPEETLSPRWMAVQFFEGNSVVRAALKAAGMDEHWLDQLYRNTEMAHSRTFGVRTLSQYIRKQRADHIHTYLEQCVRHTKDGYHSFSERIDRIVTDKFLGIPIFLLFMYLTFKLTFEWIGTPLSDLLDAFINGPLRSGTTWLLDSIGAHDFIKALVFEGIFAGVGGVLVFVPQIFILFFIISFIEDSGYMARIASVMDRLMELVGLNGKTFIPLIIGFGCNVPGIMAARTIEQPKERLLTIILTPLMSCSARLSVYSLFVGIFFKSNQALVVLSLYVLGVILALLLAKLFSSTILKQQESMFVVELPPYRIPQWKTLSRSTWEKGKGFVRKAGTFIFGGSVLIWLLSYTGPQGLNVAMDQSFLAGIGGLIGQVLTPLGFGSWQAGAALITGFLAKEVVVSTMNIIYAAPDTAALQGLLAGHFTALQAYSFMAFILLYVPCLATVGVIRKETMSARWTWFSVLYALVIAYMVSYIITLVGRALGYN
- a CDS encoding FeoA family protein; translated protein: MKLTEIELSTPVRIIDMACSNQLVSRRLNDLGIMEGTQVSIIKRLPFGGPITLEASSQWISIRRSEALQILVEAV
- a CDS encoding NADH:flavin oxidoreductase is translated as MGGNQVTNPLFTPFHAGKLELPNRIVMAPMTRSQSPGGVPGENVAEYYRRRAENGVGLIVTEGTVINHPAATGNPNVPRFHGEDALDGWKKVVDAVHSAGGRIIPQIWHVGTDRKIGDSPNPEALPIGPSGINILGEKVVDPMTEEEIAQVIAAYAQAAADAQRIGFDGVEIHGAHGYLIDQFFWERTNKRTDKYGGDMIGRTRFAVEVIEACRKAVGPDFPIVFRFSQWKSSVYTAKLAETPELLGQFLAPLVEAGVDVFHCSTRRFWEPEFEGSDLNLAGWTKKLTGKPVITVGSVGLDTDFMSGFTEGKGAGNTNIDGLLERLSREEFDLVAVGRALLVDPAWADKVREGKLNELVPFSTEALATLS
- a CDS encoding diguanylate cyclase; amino-acid sequence: MRLPLRKKLYFSFLIIIVLFLVTASISTILTQRIVHFTNDILVSEKRLEAVQRLNLFARTANDNGAHYLLAPLYIEDDFKSQFEANVKYLDHEFGKLEDMTTEPSDLAMIRQFWDKWKAYVADRRNIMNLKKAGKVTEAQNNYTKISYDPIAFALHAFSKSEQAQIDGYKSRIEASGRTIQIMNLFMVSLATLLSLFIAIALSNSLIRRILLLRSNAQTVASGNLQVPDLHFKSKDELTDLANSFNAMTESLRSVMDSNQFLQQLSFRDGLTGIANRRCYDESLEQAWVQSAAASRPISLILLDIDCFKRFNDIYGHQAGDLCLKQVADLLQEQVRESGGLAARYGGEEFAVLLAGKTSGEACQIAEHFQKALAEQCIPHTGSDISEFVTVSIGISNLTATGENAPDDLLIEADHALYQAKEHGRNRICVYAHDQVTEGGLTP
- a CDS encoding extracellular solute-binding protein; this translates as MRRQLAVIGIIAVLLSLAACSGTSSKDKQPVTLTFWTTTPSPETAFFQERINAFEKEHPNIKVNIAMHEFPFATNEFKTAVLGDQEVDIFRADNTWIPEYANLNIIYPLNTLGPRADSSGFVSSALDAATYQGNIYGFPSVMEVPALLYNKRILREAGFTRPPQTMDELLKMAKALTGKERYGLYVTEDSYFSLPYLWAFGGDMISDQGHIQIASVRSKQAFEFMLKLRREGVTQPYDNFNNWHYTMMNDFTEGRSAMMINGPWAIHDVLKGKEFQNPDNIGIAPIPRGPGGQGSPIGGHSLVINKYSRHPKESYELIRYLTSTETEILQSERFKTLPTQQAAYTDPRLASDLLVQGFRAQLDVAKTQPKIPLSSKLYMDFTPNLNAMLFGKESVDEGVRKIESSWQNLLEMQ